CGAGGGGACTCCCCTTTTACCCTGGCTGCACTCGAGTGAAGCCTGCGAACACTTTTTTGCCGAAATGCGAAAGCTTGTTCCAGACTTTACATACCTTGACTTTATTTTCTCTGTGCCTAAACTTCGTGTTCTGCTCCGCGCATCCTATCGAAACAGTCCCGAGTTTTCCGCAGCATCGACAGAGCGTCAGAGGAAAGCAACTGGCTACCAGCATACATACATGGATTCAACAAATGTTGACTTGTCACTTCTAGCTTGCTTCCCAACAGACGGCGAGATTGCAgaaattgcatatattgcaTACCGCGAGGCGATTCTACTTGCTCAGGCAGTGAATATACTTCCCGATGACCTGGTCCCTGCAACAGCGCTGGACCATACAAGTACATTTGATCAATCTGAAGAAGATACAAGCCCCGAGTCCAACACAGGTGTGGCAGAAGACTTATCATCAAGTGAAGCGTTTCAAGAGCTAGTTGAGCTTGCAGATGCCCACGACCTTCCGCTTGAATCAATTTCTATTCAACGCGATAACTTAGTGTATGCTAATGCGGCTCTTCAAACCGAGGCCACGGCTCTCATGTAAGTGGACAAAATCTCTCTAATTGTTCCCAAATGGCTGATAATATTTTCCTGCCACGGTGTTTTAGTGACAACCTTCCCCCCGAAAACGATGCCGATGTACTGCTTGACCGCACAGCCGTTGAGGAACATACAAAATCGACCACAGAAATGTCTGACCCCAACTTTCTTGAGTCACAAATTCAAGATATGAATAGCGAAACCTTTCCCCAACAACGCTCTTTGGTCGAGCTCAACTTTGATATCCTACTGCAGATCCGACAGCGCCATCAAAATCCACGCGCACTCAAGAGTAGCAAAAATTATGCAAAATTTAAGGCAGGCGTGAGCATATATTGTAGTCACTCATCGTCAACACTGATTATTGATATACGATCATACATAGCTACTAGGTAAAACTGCCTCCCAACAAGGGGAGGTCCTTCCAGGCTCATTGGCTACCCCGCACGCATCGGAAGGACTATCAACAGAGACAAGTCACGCAGCGCTAGCTCGCTCGTTCTTGCAGACATTGCGCGATCATGAGCTTAGTAGTCATAAGATCTCCCCCCGCCTACAACGCTGGATTGTAAGTGGGGGTGAGACGGATGGACAATTCAAGGGCAACACAGCAAATGCTAAAAAAGCCGCAGAGACCCGTGCAGACTCCGTAAGTAATGTTTCAAGTTCGCTACTTTACCAGAAAAACGTTGTAAATAACCGAATTCTTGATAGTATGTCAAACTTCGACGCGATTGCTTGCGGAAACGCGGCATTCCCAGGCTACTCGAAGATATTGCCACGGCACGAATTACTATCATTGACCCAATCAAACCCGGGACTTTTGTCTGGATTATGTTGGAAAAGCAAATTATGCTTGGACGAGGTAAGTCTTGACTCATATTTATGCAGAAAAACTCAAACTGGATATTACAGTTATGGCTatatacatcaaggaggGCGGATACAATGGGATGAACCTATGGGTCCCCCAGACCACTCATCTCGGGCACATCTCATATGTCGCAGTCCAAACCTATCAGAAGGTTGCATCGCGGGCCAAGTATCGTGCTATACATCTTGGTCGGCCAATGGAGATCCCGTACTACCAACTTGTACCGACAAACGAGCTCTTGATGCGCGTCGGCTTCGTAAACACGCCAGGCTCGGAAACTGAGGACATCGAATTGAAGGATCGCCACATTCTCGACGAGAGAGATGAATTGGCGCGTCTTTTACCCGAACTAGAGAAGGCCGGTATACCACGAGTGGGTTCAAAAGCCAGAACGGGATCGTAAAAggaaaatatgtatatagatataGATATGTACatttaagcgccgggcgCATACGGCCCGAGGCATCGTTCAACTTCCGGACATGGAGGGTTTGGGCTCCGAGGCATCCGCGGGTTCCGGATATGAGTCATATAGGTGGCCGCCGAAAAGCTTCCGGATATGAACACTAGTAGGAGGCCGGATTTCCGAAGAAGCCTCCCCCGGGATAATCGGGGGTCCTCAGTCGGGTAAGGTATAGTCACGGGCTCACAAGCAACACAGAACGTGTCCCAATAGCATTCTGAAGCACGGAATTAAGCATGCACGAAATCAGGTAGCTGCGGAGTTTGATGATTAAATTATGGGTTAAAATAAAATAGTTTTGATACATACCCTCCAAATCCAGCAAGGAAGACAAGCGATACGATAGCGTAAGGCAAGTCATAATGTTCCTGTATTGAAGGGAGATTGGCTCCGGTGGCTGTATCGTTTAGGCCTACAGCAAAAACACCCATACAAGCCTAAAAACGAGAGTGAGACATGGGTGTCACTGCCGCCTTGTTATAACTTGTACATACTCCAAGAAGATATAAAACTTTGTCATCGATGAAGATGTTCCCAACCCGAAGGCCTGAGTCTATGGCTAAATCGATCGAGCCGCTTTCTCCTCGGCTTGAGTCGATTGTATGAGCGTCAAGGTCTGGGGGACCTGGGTTCAAGAAGTACTGTTGGTCGCCTACCAAGTGGCCGCTGAATGTGCCATAATGAGAATCGGAGCGTTCAAGCGGTCGGTCGTGGTCCAAAATCGGGAGCGTTTCAACTTCTGCTTGGCAAACAACTGTCTGGCTCATCTAGATCACGGTTACAGTACCAGATGAAAGTGCAAACGAAGATGGAGGTGGCCCAAAAGTCCAGTGGAGGTCAGTCGGCCGAGACATTAAATACCAATGACAGGGATAGTCGTACGTAAGGGGTCACAATATTATGGCAAATTCGAAACCGGCCATATTCGTGGTGTCATCTGTAATGATTGAGATTTGATTATAGTTCTTGGGGCACGACAGTTTAAACGCAAGACAGGAAGCACAGAATTCCTCTCACGGCTCTGACTTGATTTTCGATTCAGTCAATTCGGTAGCCAGTCCTGGATCATGCCCTTCACATGTTGTCACGATGACACGGGCCGGAACCCAGTTTGGCACGCTCTGAGCCCAAGCTTGGATTGTGGGGATTGCGGGGATGGTTCTCGTGGTCTAGCGCCGATCCTGGTAATATTTATTCAACACAAATGTAATTATTATACCTAAAGAAGTAAATTCAAATGTGTCAGGCCCGATGTTAGACGTCCAGTCGCGAATCATTCGCTGGTCAAGGCATCGACTATCCAGGAATTGTCAACAAGAGAATCATTCGAAAAATCTCAGAGTAGAAAACTCACGCTGATCTTGATACATTTGTTGTCGCATGGGGTCTATTTGGATCAGTCGCTCCGTAAGAGTTCTACATTCCCGCAGGAGGTCAGGTTTCGCGGCCGAATCGTGACTGGCTAATAAAGACTTGTAGTGCACAAGTGCTTGTAGTGGCCCTACAAGTGGTTCAGAAACGACTTAACGAGAAGGCACAATGACTTACATTTGCTATCAGACCCAACCTCCACAACAAGCTCTTCAATTGAGCTGATCTCAGATTTCACGGTTACGGCGTCATCTCCTTCACACACTTCAAGTTAATCACCTAACACCTCAAGAACCGAGGTGTAGCAGCCCACCTTTCCCAATAAGCCATCGGTGGTACAGCCAAGCGCTCTGATCGCCCGGGTCTGTCCACAGAGCATTCCTCACAAATTCAAACTCTGTGCAGCTCAACATCAGTGTCACTTGGGCTTGAAGCTTTCTGTTCACCTTCAGATTTAGCGGCCGCTTCTAGCTCTGGGCAATCTCTCCATAGTACCCCAAATACCTTCGTCCGTTGATGCCATGCACTAAAATTGGAAAAGTTCTGTTCTATCTTACGAGTAGTGTATGCCAATTCAGATTCGGGGGATCGACGATCAGGCTCGGGCACCGAGGCCAAAACGTAGCGTCTATAGTTCCAAGCGTGGAAATTTCTTGAGTCTCTGTCCAGCATTTTCTCGACGATGGCAAGTTCGCGTGCCCAAATGCTCGATTTCCACGACTTTTCGGCCCCCTCTGGACCATCTGGA
The nucleotide sequence above comes from Rhizoctonia solani chromosome 3, complete sequence. Encoded proteins:
- a CDS encoding major facilitator superfamily transporter, yielding MSQTVVCQAEVETLPILDHDRPLERSDSHYGTFSGHLVGDQQYFLNPGPPDLDAHTIDSSRGESGSIDLAIDSGLRVGNIFIDDKVLYLLGACMGVFAVGLNDTATGANLPSIQEHYDLPYAIVSLVFLAGFGGYLISCMLNSVLQNAIGTRSVLLVSP
- a CDS encoding protein farnesyltransferase/geranylgeranyltransferase type-1 subunit alpha, which encodes MEHGIKRIKQTEEAIKAQKERERVKIDRLVSIEKDVFDRRSKEDLSQESLEATTTLLALYPELYTAWNFRRTVLADGIFPKSSPEEVFKAVDGELSLTLAALQVHPKVYWLWNHRRWCLENIPDGPEGAEKSWKSSIWARELAIVEKMLDRDSRNFHAWNYRRYVLASVPEPDRRSPESELAYTTRKIEQNFSNFSAWHQRTKVFGVLWRDCPELEAAAKSEEFEFVRNALWTDPGDQSAWLYHRWLIGKGDDAVTVKSEISSIEELVVEVGSDSKWPLQALVHYKSLLASHDSAAKPDLLRECRTLTERLIQIDPMRQQMYQDQLDALTSE